The window ACTCGTGTTGTCGCGATCAactcggagaggggattgctgtgtctggggttgcatcgCACACAACCTTCCTAGTTGTCGAATCAGACTcgtctccgctctcttcgctctactcaaagcatcagcaaaatggtaaggtcgcttcATATTCATCAACGCAACTATCaccgagttcaatcctctgacgaactgagccgttacagcttcatcattcccagctacatgaggagcaaaacgcagtggagtagagaatttagcaacatacccttcaatattcagttgaccttgcctcaaattctcaaattctgctttcttgtcctctcggtatgaaactgagaaaaatcttcgataaaattcagttctgaatatttcccacgaaatcacggTACCTTtctgttctaacattcttttacttgtaatccaccaactcctggcggcttctcgtaaccggttaggcaccattttaactctctgctCATcagtacaatcaagtaaatcgaatagtatttctatgtcacaccagttctcacaatcttcagacgtctcgataccactcagaatcggcggctgaaataactgaaactctttcaactttctttccatctgagtttctgatacatctatctgatcagacgaagtactaccctttTCTGGAActcttctaggaggaatatctgataatcacagatgttagtagtaacaggagacaaatccgtctcaatcccaatcctgatcagcttacctctgatcaagaattgatTCTGATCCAGttccaaataatacatattaccaaatcaactcagatattcaggtaacatgtagcttaatatacagtaaaaacatactgGAATCTTAGTATaacaatgtaatttcaacattatattcaatcatatgccatataaatccatacagtaaaacataatatcatgatAGCATACACAACgtaattccacattataatcaatcacatgctagcaatcaaacgcaggtaagaaaactcaatctaccccgctcactctcctctatctcagtgctaaggaacctacagttcaaggacctacagctctgataccacctgttgtggggacccggacgctaaccatgttcttaatcgtaatttgggactaattaatcaattataaaacagggtctaaatttttttttaaataaaaagcggaaacgtaatgtaattcaattcaaattacatattaaacagaACCTCCAATTATTGTATTATGTACAATAATtcattaggttcaactacatatcagtactgaatcctaagttgcttccgaagcccggatctccacgctatctagtccagcctcgttctcttcttgaccctgagcccgtcccacctgttgtcatgtacacatatagacaagacaacagccggataattccggtgagaatataatcccagtataaatcaacgaaacatgcaatcatatgataaacataaaagcatggacaTAAAAAAGCAGTATAATATCAAAAaacgaaacataatcaatatcaaactgtcgacaatgctcgtgactccacgactcagactagactcaatcctagcctagggatcccgatttccagacattggcattccatatcaaccaatagtaatagaaaagactccagttctatccacgtcgatatagcatcgatcaccagtaatagaagaagctctgattgtatccacatcggtatagtatcgatcaccagtaatagaagaaactccgattcatCCACATCGTatgacatcgatcaacagtaatagaagaagttataattctatccacatcgatacagtaccgatcaccagtaatagaaggagctacaattctatccacatcgatagccaattatccggtgacagactatggcactaccGCCGATACACTAtttcatgacatcgtgcaatgtgcccgtggcgatcccaccactattaggcacttctgtcataagattactcgaTTAATACATGctgtctatatatcaagagaacaagtaatcaatcaaatacatgcaaatataaatgcaataaaataaattatgtgatttagggaaactcaagtctaaactgactcaagtcgatctcccaatacacattgacttataccttcatcttctcgctctgacgaagacgaagtcctgaattcaactctgtccattctcaatctggtaataacaatatcgaacagatacagtatcagtatataactcagttcaacacatgttctgatcaatactcaaatcaaaacataatctgatcaatgctAATCGACATATGGTattcacaatataatcgaagtcactactgaatctgatcaatatcaatttacggatgttttgacggcataacaatacagtctcaatgATCCCGTAAGTCTCaatatcacagatataatactagaactcataatcGGTATCAGTTcaagtcataatctcaataacaatacatatctgatatgaaatctcagtcaaatcgactccaaaaatcataacaattacataaccagtctgttcttcaatctgacttcgattctatgatatCTAACATGagaagaacatcatatatagaATCCTATtcaatctgacaatatcatactttcaaatcatgtctaaaacgtaacaaaacttacgtccagttgtagctgtcgccGCTAGGTACACGGTACTGTACTCGGATTCGAACAGACGGACGAttgctcacaaaaggcgtaaggattttctaccAACCTTACTAAAACTTTTCTCGTTCATTCGTttcttttttctcttttttctttcttctgaagaaataatatgtttatatatataatatatatattaatatatatatatatatatatatatatatataccacgcATGCAGCAAGGCAAGTGGCTTGCTCACTCGagtaacacgtctcgcgcatatgctcgacatctttcggcgcatatgcgcgagacacaattTCTCAGCGCGTGTGTCTCGGcatctctcgcgcatatgcgcgccttccgTCGTGCATGTGTGCCGAACTCACTgccctactcgcgcatatgcgccgagcatTTCCttggctactggacacctcgcgcatatgcgcgcccacacgccgcacatatgcgcggggtcttctgtcCACTCCGTGCAAGACTCGCGCATCACGTCACGCATGTGCACGAGCACACCTCCTTGCACATACATTTTGCATCTTTTTTTACCTTTCCCGGTCcactccgttccgtctataattaccttgattaatcaataaatcatttcagattaatctcagattacggtaattatacccaaatcatttcatattacggtaatcaaattctcgggccttacacccATGCTAGGGGCTTGCTTTCaactttatatattattattatattattattatatttaatttaagtaACGTCCCAAGGTAAGGTGAGATATATCTTGCATGAgcatggcttgaaatttttatttcttaaaaaaattatgtttcaaaattgggaaaaataattACTCTAAACTGTAAAAAAAACCTCTTGAAATATATACCCGGCCGGAACGTCAAAATTAGAGGTGAGAAAAAATATCGAATTTTCGGTATACTGAGATTACCGTACCGAAAATTGCCGAATTTACCGAATTTTCAGTATACCGAAGATTTCGGTACTATACGGTAATAGTACCGAATTTTTCGGTATGATAACGGTAtgtaatttgaaaattttgatatataccgaaataccgaaaaactatacaaaaattttaaatatattatattaaaataataaatttataaaaaaataaaaaatttaaggtTTTTTTGGTATAAAACGGTATATATCGATATTGTATCGAATTTTCGGTATAtcgaaaatttcggtacggtatcgatataaatttttttatataatatttttcggTATGATATATGGTATAGAATTTTTGGTATAGTACGATATACCACCTCTAATCAAAATTAGGGCTAAAGGCCTAAAAAATTCCttgttattaatttaatttctttttatAAGTTGACTTAGGAAATCCTGACGTGTGGCCAAATTTTTTAGGTCTACcagttttttttgtttttaccaAATTTACATTTTCTGTTCATGGAAATTTTTGTCAATATTATTAGTACCAATATTTTCAACATATAAGTATCTGTTGGATGTAATAATTGTCTCTGTTGGAAGAGTAGTCGAATAATGGTTCTTGAGCTACTGtgtagtttaaaatatttgagtcgTACTATCACCATCAACTGtaatttttggtaaagcggtaaacGCTCGGTCTTAGCAATTATCATTAGAGCCAATGTCACGGATTTGATTTCGATTGATTGCAAAGAGTGTAATTATTGAGaggaagattgttgggtgcaataattgtctctgctgGAAGAGctatcgaaccgtggtgcttaaGTTGCtgttatgtttaaaaaatttaagttgCACCATAACTATCAACTATAACTTTTAGTAAAACGACAAACACTCATATCCTACAATaccaattaattttttattaatataatttcaacaacaacaaaaatgaaTACAATTGTCTCAGTACTGTTTATATTTCCTTAACTTTTCTATATGAATCAACATGTTATCCTTTTGTTATACTCTTTCGCTACATCAACTCCATATGAAATGCATGGAGGCCAACATATATTTGATAACTCCAATAGTATATCACACATAAAACTATATTTTACTCTATTTATTTTACGATCACGATCAGTGACGGAAAAATTAAATTAGCAACTCCCGGATGATCTATCGGGAAATTATCAATAAATCCCCCATAATCTATCACACATAAAGCTATGTTTTACTAGATATATTCACGCCCGCAAATGCAGTTCTTTAGAATTCTTGGAATTATATCATGAATATggcaatatataaaataattaaggtATATTGATGACTCGCATGGACTATATATAGAATCcttgttgatatatatatatatatatatatatatatatatatatatatatagaaaatttAATGCTTCAATTTATTCTAGAAATCAAATAGGACTTGCTCACTTTGTCGCATCAATTTTTTCCCTAACAGATTAATAAAGGAATACATCATTATAAACTAAGATAATCAGGTTCAACATCTGATCTAAATCGAAAAATTTCGCTTGCACGGTCCAATCTACCTAGCTTCACAGAGCTAAAACTCGAGTCTTGCAGCTTGTAGAATCCGACTTCGTTGAATCCGCCCTCCACGAACACGACATGAGAGTTGTAAAACCCTAACAGAAATGGATATTGGACAAAGCTTTCGAGGGTTTCGATGTTGGCCAATCTTTCTTTCTTCCATGTCTGATtcttgatgtcattcatgatccAAAGATCCATATCTCTTCCCTCCGTGAGACAAACGAGTCCAAGTTTACCTTCATATTCGAAAAGCTGCTTGCTTTTGTAAGAATGTAGATTTTCTTGGACAGGTTTTGGTAACGGGAATTTGCTGAAACTGTTATTTGTGATGTTGTACGAAAGAATGTTGTCTTCGGTTGTTAGCCAGTGGACAGAATCGGCAACAGAAACAGAAGAATTACGGGCTATAATCTCCCTGAATGGCAATGATAATTCGTCGCTTGCTTCCTTCCAGGTCCATGTTCCCGAATCAAAAATTTCGCATCCATATTTGTATTGCTCGCTGTATCGCCTGGAAATTTAAAGTTGTGTAAATCGCATGGATGGAAAA of the Primulina eburnea isolate SZY01 unplaced genomic scaffold, ASM2296580v1 ctg844, whole genome shotgun sequence genome contains:
- the LOC140822460 gene encoding F-box/kelch-repeat protein At4g19930-like, which translates into the protein MASDQLLPYDAVFEILTQLNSLKALDICKAVSKEWKEVIQESSFASTHCRRTGTISGYFVQDLRFNKHVTMFVTPDNVGVCMKSLPKDTKILASSSKQGILCCEREIEKGSKRLSRYLAYIPITGQLRDLPNPKTRHETVSVTLMVAGAQPLCFKIIRLSKRGFIRRYSEQYKYGCEIFDSGTWTWKEASDELSLPFREIIARNSSVSVADSVHWLTTEDNILSYNITNNSFSKFPLPKPVQENLHSYKSKQLFEYEGKLGLVCLTEGRDMDLWIMNDIKNQTWKKERLANIETLESFVQYPFLLGFYNSHVVFVEGGFNEVGFYKLQDSSFSSVKLGRLDRASEIFRFRSDVEPDYLSL